Proteins from a single region of Pectobacterium carotovorum:
- a CDS encoding glutathione S-transferase gives MLKILGRTSSINVRKVLWLCDELAIPFHREDWGEGYQSPQSPTFLALNPNAMIPVIQDDDFVMWESNAIIRYLANAKDGAWLYPQDPRSRASIDQWIDWQANELNPSWRYAFMSLVRQSPAHQDPQLLAASCNLWSRTMGILNQQLERTGHYVAGEAFTLADIPIGLSVNRWYETPLEHTDYPAVRAYYERLSERTGYLTWGRNGTP, from the coding sequence ATGTTAAAGATTCTAGGACGCACGTCGTCGATCAACGTTCGGAAAGTGCTGTGGCTGTGCGATGAGTTGGCGATTCCCTTTCACCGCGAAGACTGGGGTGAAGGCTATCAGTCACCGCAGTCACCGACATTTCTGGCGCTCAACCCTAATGCCATGATACCGGTGATTCAGGATGACGATTTTGTCATGTGGGAATCAAACGCGATTATACGTTACCTCGCCAACGCGAAGGACGGAGCCTGGCTTTACCCGCAGGATCCACGCAGCCGTGCTTCGATCGATCAATGGATAGACTGGCAGGCCAACGAGCTCAATCCTTCATGGCGTTACGCCTTTATGTCGCTGGTGCGCCAGTCTCCCGCCCATCAGGATCCGCAACTGCTGGCAGCCTCCTGCAATCTTTGGTCACGCACCATGGGCATTTTAAATCAGCAGCTGGAGCGAACCGGTCACTACGTTGCAGGAGAAGCGTTTACGCTGGCCGATATTCCCATCGGGCTATCGGTAAACCGCTGGTATGAAACGCCGCTGGAGCACACGGACTATCCCGCCGTCCGCGCCTACTATGAGCGCTTAAGCGAACGCACAGGCTACCTGACCTGGGGACGAAACGGCACGCCATAA
- the hemL gene encoding glutamate-1-semialdehyde 2,1-aminomutase, whose product MNKSESLYAAAQQLIPGGVNSPVRAFNGVGGTPLFIERADGAYLYDADEQAYIDYVGSWGPMVLGHNHPAIRDAVIAAAERGLSFGAPTEMEVQMARLVTSLVPSMDMVRMVNSGTEATMSAIRLARGYTGRDKIIKFEGCYHGHADCLLVKAGSGALTLGQPNSPGVPADFARHTLTCVYNDLSSVRAAFEQYPDEIAAIIVEPVAGNMNCVPPLPDFLPGLRALCDEFGALFIIDEVMTGFRVALAGAQSHYGVVPDLTCLGKIIGGGMPVGAFGGKREVMQALAPTGPVYQAGTLSGNPIAMAAGFACLTEVAKPGVHEKLTALTNQLAEGLLAAAKAENIPLVVNQAGGMFGLFFTDAESVTCYQDVMKCDVERFKLFFHMMLEEGVYLAPSAFEAGFMSLAHTPQDIERTIEAAQLCFSRL is encoded by the coding sequence ATGAACAAATCTGAAAGCCTGTATGCTGCGGCACAGCAACTTATTCCCGGCGGAGTGAACTCACCCGTTCGTGCTTTTAACGGCGTCGGTGGTACCCCGCTGTTCATCGAACGGGCTGATGGCGCTTATCTCTACGATGCTGACGAGCAAGCGTACATTGATTACGTGGGTTCGTGGGGTCCAATGGTGCTGGGGCATAATCATCCAGCGATTCGTGATGCGGTGATCGCGGCCGCAGAACGCGGCCTGAGCTTTGGCGCGCCGACAGAGATGGAAGTGCAGATGGCGCGTCTGGTGACCTCGCTGGTGCCCAGCATGGATATGGTGCGGATGGTCAACTCCGGCACAGAAGCCACCATGAGCGCGATCCGTCTGGCGCGTGGTTACACGGGCCGCGATAAAATCATCAAATTTGAAGGCTGCTACCACGGCCATGCCGACTGCCTGCTGGTGAAAGCCGGCTCCGGCGCGCTGACGCTGGGCCAACCTAATTCCCCCGGCGTTCCAGCCGATTTCGCCCGGCACACGCTGACCTGCGTCTATAACGATCTGTCATCCGTTCGTGCCGCATTTGAGCAATACCCTGACGAGATCGCTGCAATCATTGTCGAACCCGTTGCGGGTAACATGAACTGCGTTCCACCGTTGCCAGATTTCCTTCCCGGCCTGCGTGCCCTGTGCGACGAATTTGGTGCCTTGTTCATCATTGATGAAGTGATGACCGGCTTCCGTGTCGCGCTGGCAGGTGCACAGTCGCACTACGGCGTGGTGCCGGATCTGACCTGTCTGGGGAAAATCATCGGCGGCGGCATGCCAGTTGGCGCATTCGGCGGCAAGCGTGAAGTCATGCAGGCGCTGGCACCGACCGGTCCGGTTTATCAGGCGGGAACACTGTCCGGCAACCCGATTGCTATGGCGGCAGGCTTTGCCTGTTTGACGGAAGTCGCGAAACCCGGTGTCCATGAAAAACTCACCGCGTTGACCAATCAGCTGGCAGAAGGCCTGCTGGCTGCCGCGAAAGCCGAAAATATTCCGCTAGTCGTGAATCAGGCGGGTGGTATGTTTGGTCTGTTCTTCACGGATGCCGAGAGCGTCACCTGCTATCAGGATGTGATGAAGTGCGACGTCGAGCGCTTTAAGCTGTTCTTCCACATGATGCTGGAAGAAGGGGTTTATCTCGCTCCATCCGCTTTTGAAGCGGGCTTTATGTCGCTGGCGCATACGCCACAGGACATCGAACGCACCATCGAAGCCGCGCAGCTCTGCTTCTCACGCCTGTAA
- the mtnN gene encoding 5'-methylthioadenosine/S-adenosylhomocysteine nucleosidase, with protein MKVGIIGAMEQEVTLLRDRIENHQTFQRAGCEIYTGQINGVDVALLKSGIGKVSAALGTTLLLEHSKPDVVINTGSAGGLAPTLNVGDIVVSDEVRYHDADVTAFGYEPGQMAGCPAAFPADDKLIALAQETIADLQLNAVRGLVVSGDAFINGAEPLARIRTTFPKAIAVEMEATAIAHVCHQFAVPFVVVRAISDVADKESHLSFDEFLSVAAQQSTRMVEAILAKLAAR; from the coding sequence ATGAAAGTCGGTATTATCGGCGCGATGGAACAAGAAGTAACGCTGCTGCGCGATCGGATTGAAAACCATCAGACCTTCCAGCGTGCGGGTTGCGAAATCTACACCGGACAAATCAATGGCGTAGATGTCGCCCTGCTGAAATCCGGTATCGGCAAAGTTTCCGCCGCGCTCGGCACCACGCTGCTGCTGGAGCACAGCAAGCCAGATGTCGTCATTAACACCGGTTCCGCTGGCGGATTGGCGCCAACCTTGAACGTGGGCGATATCGTCGTTTCCGATGAAGTACGCTACCACGATGCTGACGTCACAGCCTTTGGCTATGAGCCCGGCCAGATGGCGGGCTGCCCTGCCGCTTTCCCCGCCGATGACAAGCTCATCGCGCTGGCACAGGAAACCATTGCCGATTTACAGCTGAACGCCGTGCGCGGTCTGGTTGTCAGCGGTGATGCCTTCATTAACGGCGCAGAACCATTAGCCCGTATTCGCACGACCTTCCCAAAGGCGATTGCGGTAGAAATGGAAGCGACAGCAATCGCCCATGTCTGCCACCAGTTCGCAGTGCCGTTTGTGGTTGTGCGCGCCATTTCTGATGTGGCCGATAAAGAATCACACTTGAGTTTCGATGAATTCCTGAGCGTTGCGGCACAGCAGTCAACGCGGATGGTGGAAGCGATTCTGGCTAAGCTGGCCGCACGCTAA
- the btuF gene encoding vitamin B12 ABC transporter substrate-binding protein BtuF: MTVRFFCWLTGLLLCTAAYAIPQRVISLAPHATEMAYAAGMGEQLIAVSAWSDYPPEAKKLEQVASWQGINLERILALKPDLILAWREGNPQRPLEQLANFSIPIVYLDAKTLDDIPASLRQLATYSRHPEQAERAATDFQQEISRLQRASERKNAAHAAPLRVFIQFGTQPLFTSSQATLQSQIVSLCGAENIFSDSPVPWPQVSREQVLRRQPQAIIVGGAPDRTSSVQAFWQPQLAVPVITVNEDWFSRSGPRLLLAARQICSQLAELRPTFSSAK, from the coding sequence GTGACAGTCAGGTTCTTCTGCTGGCTGACCGGGCTACTGCTCTGCACCGCCGCTTATGCCATTCCGCAGCGTGTCATTAGCCTCGCGCCACACGCGACGGAAATGGCCTATGCGGCTGGCATGGGCGAACAGCTGATTGCGGTTAGCGCCTGGTCAGATTATCCGCCAGAAGCGAAAAAGCTGGAACAAGTGGCTTCCTGGCAGGGAATCAACCTGGAGCGGATCCTCGCCCTCAAGCCCGATCTGATTCTGGCGTGGCGCGAGGGTAACCCGCAGCGCCCGCTGGAACAACTCGCCAATTTCTCGATACCCATCGTTTATCTGGATGCGAAAACGTTAGACGATATTCCCGCATCATTGCGGCAGTTGGCGACCTATAGCCGCCATCCAGAGCAAGCCGAACGGGCTGCGACAGATTTTCAGCAGGAAATAAGCAGGCTACAGCGCGCCAGCGAGAGGAAAAACGCGGCACACGCTGCTCCGCTGCGGGTATTCATTCAATTCGGAACTCAGCCGCTGTTTACCTCTTCGCAAGCGACGCTGCAAAGCCAAATCGTTTCACTGTGCGGCGCAGAAAATATCTTTAGCGACAGTCCGGTGCCCTGGCCGCAAGTTAGCCGTGAACAGGTGTTAAGGCGGCAGCCACAGGCCATTATTGTCGGTGGAGCGCCAGATAGAACTTCCAGCGTGCAGGCGTTTTGGCAACCGCAATTAGCGGTGCCGGTCATTACTGTCAATGAAGACTGGTTTAGCCGTAGTGGCCCTCGTTTGCTATTGGCAGCCCGGCAAATTTGTTCTCAATTGGCAGAGTTAAGACCCACGTTTTCGTCAGCGAAGTGA
- the dgt gene encoding dGTPase, producing the protein MSDIDFAKKMSFQRHFSRPKTADNGYAIVRQFESDRGRIINSAAIRRLQQKTQVFPLERNAAVRSRLTHSMEVQQVGRYIAKDILHRLQADGRLASLGLEDRQTPFESMVEMACLMHDIGNPPFGHFGESAINQWFRKLLDSHYLDNASPERVDDCKVPTLRMQQDGLDELRGQIRQDLSHFEGNAQAIRLVHTLLKLNLTYGQVACILKYTRPAYWHGELPADYHYLMKKPGYYLAEEAFVARLREELDMGEFHRHPLSYIMEAADDVSYCIADLEDAVEKEILTIEELYGLLRENWGEGTEKDIFAKTIEHAYKERERLKWRSHDDQFFMNLRVNTVQQMVPHAAKRFIDNLPAIYAGSFNQALLEDDSPQNHLLGIFKHVALKHVFNHHEVEQLELQGDRVIRGLLDIYSPLLEMPYQDFSQLVLDDTHRRYPIETRLYHKLSSKHCLAYCEAVAALEALPENERIVREYYYRARLIQDYISGMTDLYAYDEYRKLMAAD; encoded by the coding sequence ATGTCTGATATCGATTTCGCCAAAAAAATGAGCTTTCAGCGACATTTCAGCCGACCTAAAACGGCTGATAATGGCTATGCGATTGTGCGCCAGTTTGAGAGCGATCGTGGTCGTATTATTAACTCCGCCGCCATCCGCCGCTTACAGCAAAAAACGCAGGTCTTTCCGCTGGAACGTAACGCAGCTGTCCGTTCCCGTCTGACCCATTCGATGGAAGTTCAGCAGGTGGGGCGCTATATCGCCAAAGATATTTTGCACCGCCTGCAAGCCGATGGACGGCTGGCGTCGCTGGGTCTGGAAGACAGACAAACGCCGTTTGAAAGCATGGTCGAAATGGCGTGTTTGATGCATGACATCGGCAATCCGCCGTTTGGGCATTTTGGCGAATCTGCGATTAACCAATGGTTCAGAAAATTGCTGGATAGCCATTATCTGGACAATGCATCCCCGGAACGTGTCGATGATTGTAAAGTTCCTACACTGCGGATGCAGCAGGATGGGCTGGACGAATTGCGTGGGCAAATCCGACAGGATCTGAGTCACTTTGAAGGCAACGCACAGGCGATCAGGCTGGTACACACGTTGCTGAAGCTCAATCTGACCTACGGGCAAGTTGCCTGTATTTTGAAATATACCCGTCCCGCATATTGGCACGGCGAACTGCCGGCGGATTACCACTATTTGATGAAGAAGCCGGGCTACTATCTGGCAGAAGAAGCGTTTGTCGCCAGACTGCGTGAAGAGCTGGATATGGGCGAATTTCATCGTCATCCGCTGAGCTACATCATGGAAGCAGCGGATGATGTTTCCTACTGTATTGCGGATCTGGAAGATGCCGTTGAGAAAGAGATTCTCACGATTGAAGAACTGTACGGCCTGTTGCGTGAAAATTGGGGAGAAGGAACGGAGAAAGACATTTTCGCCAAGACGATTGAACATGCCTACAAAGAGCGTGAACGTTTAAAATGGCGTAGTCACGACGATCAGTTCTTCATGAATCTTCGCGTTAATACCGTGCAGCAGATGGTGCCGCATGCCGCGAAGCGTTTTATCGATAACCTGCCAGCGATCTATGCCGGATCGTTTAATCAGGCGTTGCTTGAGGACGACAGCCCGCAGAATCACCTGCTAGGCATTTTCAAACACGTCGCCTTAAAGCACGTTTTTAACCATCATGAGGTTGAACAGCTGGAGCTACAGGGAGATCGCGTGATTCGCGGCCTGCTGGATATTTACAGCCCGCTGCTTGAGATGCCCTATCAGGATTTCAGCCAGCTTGTCCTCGATGATACGCACAGGCGCTATCCGATTGAAACGCGGCTTTATCACAAGCTGTCCAGCAAGCACTGTCTGGCCTATTGCGAAGCGGTTGCCGCGTTGGAAGCCTTACCCGAAAACGAGCGAATCGTCCGTGAGTATTACTATCGGGCGCGTCTGATTCAGGATTACATCAGCGGTATGACGGATTTGTACGCTTACGACGAATACCGCAAGCTGATGGCGGCAGATTAG
- a CDS encoding sulfate ABC transporter substrate-binding protein, with amino-acid sequence MRRLGLSVATAALLFSGVASAATELLNVSYDPTRELYQQYNAAFIKHWKATTGEDITIKNSHGGSGKQARSVIDGLQADVVTLALAGDIDALNLNQQLIDPKWQARLPDNSTPYTSTIVFLVRKGNPKQIKDWNDLVKPGVEVITPNPKTSGGARWNFLAAWAYAKAQPGGNDETALKFVTELYRHAPVLDTGARGATISFVQRQLGDVLLAWENEAYLSLQEQGGDQLEIVTPSLSILAEPPVAVVDKVVERKGTQKQAEAYLQYLYSDEAQRIIGKNFYRPRNAKIAEEFKDQFAPVNLVTIDKDFGGWKAAQDKFFNDGGVFDAIFKEINK; translated from the coding sequence ATACGTCGTCTGGGGTTATCTGTTGCTACGGCAGCACTGTTGTTTTCCGGTGTGGCCTCGGCGGCTACCGAATTATTAAACGTGTCTTACGATCCGACGCGTGAACTGTATCAGCAATACAATGCGGCGTTTATTAAGCATTGGAAAGCGACCACCGGTGAAGATATCACCATCAAAAACTCGCACGGTGGCTCTGGAAAGCAGGCGCGTTCGGTGATTGACGGCTTGCAGGCTGATGTGGTGACGCTAGCGCTGGCCGGTGATATTGATGCATTAAACCTGAATCAACAGCTGATCGATCCTAAGTGGCAGGCGCGTTTGCCTGACAACAGCACGCCTTATACCTCCACCATCGTTTTTCTGGTGCGTAAAGGTAATCCAAAGCAAATTAAAGACTGGAACGACCTGGTGAAGCCGGGCGTTGAAGTGATCACGCCAAACCCGAAAACCTCTGGTGGCGCGCGTTGGAACTTCCTGGCCGCGTGGGCGTATGCCAAAGCGCAACCGGGCGGCAATGATGAAACTGCGCTGAAATTTGTGACTGAGCTATATCGTCATGCACCAGTACTGGACACCGGTGCGCGTGGGGCAACCATTAGCTTTGTACAACGTCAGTTAGGCGATGTGCTGCTGGCATGGGAAAACGAAGCGTACCTGTCTCTGCAAGAGCAGGGTGGCGATCAGCTTGAGATCGTCACACCATCTCTGTCGATTCTGGCGGAACCGCCGGTTGCCGTTGTCGACAAAGTCGTTGAGCGCAAGGGAACGCAGAAACAGGCTGAAGCTTATCTGCAATATCTCTACAGCGATGAAGCGCAGCGCATCATCGGTAAAAATTTCTACCGTCCACGCAACGCCAAGATTGCCGAAGAGTTTAAAGATCAGTTTGCCCCAGTGAATCTGGTGACGATCGATAAGGATTTCGGCGGCTGGAAAGCGGCACAGGACAAATTCTTTAACGATGGCGGCGTGTTCGACGCAATCTTTAAAGAGATCAATAAGTAA
- the degP gene encoding serine endoprotease DegP, with translation MKRKSLVLSALALSLAMAMGSTTANAAESAASAASSGQLPSLAPMLETVMPSVVSIYVEGHTTNAGNAGKEGIPPQLQPFFGENSPFCQDGSPFQSSPMCQGEGDDDGSGQQQPKQENFQALGAGVVINAEKGYVVTNSHVVDNADKIQVRLSDGRKYDGKVLGKDPRSDIALVQLKDFKNLTAIKVADSDQLRVGDYTVAIGNPYGLGETATSGIVSALGRSGLNIENYENFIQTDAAINRGNSGGALVNLNGELVGLNTAILAPDGGNIGIGFAIPSNMVKSVVAQIVEFGEVKRGELGITGTELNSELAQAMKVDAQRGAFVSQVRPKSAADEAGIKAGDVIVTLNGKAVSSFSALRAQVGSLPVGSKVALGLLREGKPLTVEVTLQQSNQAQVASGNLYSGIEGAELSNTQVDGAKGVKVDNVKPGSAAAKIGLKKDDIILGVNQQPVQNIGELRKILDSKPAVLALNVRRGESTIYLLAQ, from the coding sequence ATGAAAAGAAAATCACTGGTTCTGAGTGCGCTGGCGTTAAGTCTGGCGATGGCGATGGGCTCCACCACGGCGAATGCGGCTGAGTCAGCGGCGTCTGCCGCGTCATCGGGTCAACTCCCTAGCCTGGCCCCTATGCTGGAAACGGTCATGCCTTCCGTGGTGAGCATCTACGTGGAAGGGCATACCACCAATGCGGGCAATGCGGGAAAAGAAGGTATCCCCCCGCAGCTTCAGCCATTTTTTGGTGAAAACTCGCCTTTCTGCCAGGACGGATCGCCGTTCCAGTCATCGCCGATGTGTCAGGGAGAAGGGGACGATGATGGCAGCGGCCAACAGCAACCAAAACAGGAAAACTTCCAGGCGCTGGGTGCGGGTGTCGTGATTAATGCGGAGAAAGGCTATGTGGTGACCAACAGCCATGTGGTGGATAACGCTGATAAGATTCAGGTTCGACTCAGCGATGGCCGCAAGTATGACGGCAAAGTGTTAGGCAAAGACCCGCGTTCAGATATCGCACTGGTGCAGTTGAAAGACTTCAAAAATCTGACGGCTATCAAGGTTGCAGATTCCGACCAGTTGCGGGTCGGTGACTATACGGTGGCGATTGGTAACCCGTATGGCCTGGGCGAAACGGCGACATCAGGCATTGTGTCTGCGCTGGGGCGTAGCGGGTTGAATATTGAAAACTACGAGAACTTTATTCAGACCGATGCGGCGATCAACCGAGGGAATTCCGGTGGGGCGCTGGTGAACCTGAATGGAGAGCTGGTTGGCCTGAATACCGCGATTCTTGCCCCAGATGGCGGCAATATCGGGATTGGTTTTGCTATCCCCAGCAATATGGTGAAAAGCGTCGTGGCACAAATTGTCGAATTTGGCGAAGTGAAGCGCGGCGAGCTGGGTATTACCGGGACGGAGCTGAACTCCGAACTGGCGCAGGCGATGAAGGTCGATGCACAGCGCGGTGCGTTTGTGAGTCAGGTTCGGCCGAAGTCGGCAGCCGATGAGGCGGGCATCAAGGCGGGCGATGTGATCGTCACGCTGAATGGTAAGGCGGTCAGCAGCTTCTCTGCACTGCGTGCGCAGGTTGGCTCGCTGCCGGTGGGCAGCAAAGTGGCACTTGGGCTGCTGCGTGAGGGTAAACCGCTGACGGTTGAGGTGACGCTGCAACAGAGCAATCAGGCTCAGGTAGCTTCCGGTAATCTCTACTCTGGCATTGAAGGTGCCGAGCTGAGCAATACGCAGGTGGACGGCGCAAAAGGCGTCAAGGTGGATAACGTTAAACCCGGTTCCGCGGCGGCTAAAATTGGCCTGAAGAAGGACGACATTATTCTGGGGGTTAACCAACAGCCGGTACAGAATATTGGCGAACTGCGTAAAATTCTGGACAGTAAACCCGCCGTTCTGGCCTTGAACGTTCGTCGCGGTGAAAGCACGATTTATCTACTGGCTCAGTAA
- a CDS encoding CdaR family transcriptional regulator: MASYHLNAKMAQDIVARTMQIIDSNINVMDARGKIIGSGDQERLGELHEGALLALSQGRVVDIDDAVARHLHGVRPGINLPLRIDGEIVGVIGLTGNPSQLRQYGELVCMTAEMMLEQARLLHMLAQDSRLREELVLNLIRTDDLSPALMEWAQRLGIDLNKPRVAAVIEVDSGQLGVDSAMAELQQLQTLLTTPERDNLIAIVSLTEMVVLKPALNSHGRWDAEEHRRRVDTLMSRMAESSRLRVRLALGNYFAGPGSIARSYRTARTTMSVGKQRMPAQRCYYYQDLMLPVLLDSLRGGWQANELVRPLSKLKAMDGNGLLRRTLGAWFRNNVQPGATAKALFIHRNTLEYRLNRISELTGLDLGNFDDRLLLYVALQLDEEE; the protein is encoded by the coding sequence ATGGCGTCGTATCATCTCAATGCCAAGATGGCACAGGATATTGTCGCGCGAACCATGCAGATCATTGATAGCAATATCAACGTGATGGATGCTCGCGGTAAGATTATCGGCAGTGGCGATCAGGAACGATTGGGGGAGTTGCACGAAGGAGCGCTGCTGGCGCTCTCGCAGGGACGGGTCGTCGATATTGATGACGCTGTGGCGCGCCACCTGCACGGCGTGCGTCCGGGCATCAATTTACCTTTGCGCATCGACGGTGAAATCGTTGGCGTCATCGGCCTGACGGGGAACCCCAGCCAGCTACGGCAATACGGCGAACTGGTCTGCATGACGGCGGAAATGATGCTGGAACAGGCGAGGCTGCTGCATATGCTGGCGCAGGATAGCCGCCTGCGTGAAGAGCTGGTACTGAACCTGATTCGCACCGACGACCTTTCTCCCGCCCTCATGGAGTGGGCGCAGCGCTTAGGTATCGATCTGAATAAGCCACGCGTCGCGGCGGTGATCGAGGTGGACAGCGGGCAGCTTGGGGTGGATTCCGCCATGGCGGAACTACAGCAGTTGCAGACGCTGCTGACCACGCCGGAACGTGACAACCTGATCGCTATCGTTTCGCTGACGGAAATGGTGGTGCTAAAACCGGCGTTGAACAGCCACGGGCGCTGGGATGCAGAAGAACACCGGCGTCGAGTGGACACGCTGATGTCGCGCATGGCGGAAAGCAGCCGGCTGCGGGTGCGGCTGGCGCTGGGGAACTATTTTGCCGGCCCCGGCAGTATTGCGCGTTCTTACCGCACGGCGCGCACGACCATGAGCGTGGGCAAACAGCGTATGCCCGCTCAGCGCTGTTATTACTATCAGGATCTGATGCTGCCCGTACTGCTGGATAGCCTGCGCGGCGGCTGGCAGGCAAACGAGCTGGTGCGGCCACTCTCAAAGCTTAAAGCAATGGACGGCAATGGTCTGCTGCGTCGGACTCTGGGGGCTTGGTTCCGTAATAACGTTCAGCCCGGTGCGACGGCGAAAGCGCTGTTTATTCACCGTAATACGCTAGAGTATCGTCTCAACCGCATCTCCGAGCTGACGGGGTTAGATCTGGGGAATTTCGACGATCGTTTGCTGCTGTACGTGGCTTTGCAACTTGATGAAGAAGAATAG
- the clcA gene encoding H(+)/Cl(-) exchange transporter ClcA has product MTIVIRLSAPVSSAAERRAAIAQFMRRDKTPALILLLAAIVGTLTGLVGVAFERTVNWVIQQRMALLAHFPESGVSWLVAAAVSAVLVVWGYFLVRRFAPEAGGSGIPEIEGALEELRPVRWWRVLPVKFFGGIGTLGSGMVLGREGPTVQLGGNIGGMVADMLPKRQQDGRHSLLATGAAAGLSAAFNAPLAGILFIIEEMRPQFRYSLISIKAVFIGVIMSSIVFRLFNGEQAVIDIGQLPSAPLKTLWLYLVLGIIFGVVGVVFNALVLRTQALFLAFHGKQMSRFLLVGALAGGLCGVLSVVFHEATGGGFTLIPLAAAEHYSIGMLFGIFMIRVFMTLLCFGSGAPGGIFAPMLALGTLLGAAFGMVASQLFPDYAIGASTFAVAGMGALFAASVRAPLTGIVLVLEMTDNYQLILPMIVTCLGATLLAQFLGGKPLYSSILARTLQRQALAEQEQQIISTISVKS; this is encoded by the coding sequence ATGACCATTGTGATCAGACTTTCTGCTCCCGTTTCTTCTGCGGCGGAGCGCCGTGCTGCCATCGCACAATTTATGCGGCGCGATAAAACCCCCGCGTTGATTCTTCTGCTGGCGGCGATAGTAGGAACGTTAACCGGGTTAGTCGGCGTGGCATTTGAACGTACGGTGAACTGGGTTATACAACAGCGAATGGCACTCTTGGCGCATTTTCCTGAAAGCGGGGTGAGCTGGCTTGTTGCTGCGGCGGTATCAGCTGTTCTCGTGGTGTGGGGATATTTTCTGGTTCGGCGATTCGCTCCAGAAGCGGGTGGGTCGGGGATTCCTGAGATTGAGGGCGCGTTAGAAGAACTCAGACCGGTACGCTGGTGGCGCGTATTGCCCGTTAAGTTTTTTGGCGGTATTGGCACGCTCGGGTCGGGAATGGTGCTGGGGCGAGAAGGGCCGACGGTACAGCTGGGGGGAAATATCGGTGGTATGGTTGCGGATATGTTGCCCAAAAGGCAGCAGGACGGGCGCCACTCATTGCTTGCTACTGGCGCGGCGGCCGGGCTATCCGCTGCCTTTAATGCGCCGCTGGCCGGAATACTTTTTATCATTGAGGAAATGCGGCCTCAGTTCCGCTATAGCCTCATCTCGATTAAAGCGGTCTTCATCGGCGTCATTATGTCGAGCATCGTATTTCGTCTCTTCAACGGCGAACAGGCTGTGATCGATATAGGGCAATTGCCTTCTGCACCGCTCAAGACGCTGTGGTTATATTTGGTGCTTGGGATTATTTTTGGCGTCGTCGGTGTGGTGTTTAATGCCTTGGTTTTACGTACTCAGGCGCTATTTTTGGCCTTCCACGGTAAGCAGATGTCTCGCTTCCTGCTGGTTGGCGCACTGGCGGGCGGCCTCTGTGGCGTGCTGTCTGTCGTTTTTCATGAAGCAACCGGAGGCGGATTTACGCTTATCCCCCTTGCGGCGGCGGAGCATTACAGCATTGGTATGCTTTTTGGGATCTTTATGATCCGCGTCTTTATGACGCTGCTTTGTTTCGGATCGGGCGCGCCAGGGGGGATTTTTGCACCGATGTTGGCGTTGGGAACGCTGCTCGGGGCTGCGTTTGGTATGGTGGCCAGCCAGTTGTTTCCTGATTATGCCATTGGAGCAAGTACATTTGCTGTGGCGGGGATGGGAGCGCTGTTTGCGGCATCGGTTCGTGCTCCGCTCACCGGCATCGTTCTGGTGTTGGAAATGACTGACAACTACCAGTTGATCTTACCCATGATCGTGACGTGTTTGGGCGCGACACTGTTGGCGCAGTTTCTGGGAGGAAAGCCGTTATATTCTTCTATTCTGGCGAGGACGCTGCAGCGGCAGGCATTGGCTGAGCAGGAGCAGCAGATTATTTCAACAATTTCTGTCAAATCTTGA
- the erpA gene encoding iron-sulfur cluster insertion protein ErpA — protein MSDDIAALPLQFTDAAASKVKNLIADEENPELKLRVYITGGGCSGFQYGFTFDDQINDGDMTIEKQGVSLVVDPMSLQYLVGGAVDYTEGLEGSRFVVTNPNAKSTCGCGSSFSV, from the coding sequence ATGAGCGACGATATAGCAGCACTGCCTCTGCAATTTACCGATGCAGCGGCAAGCAAGGTGAAAAACCTGATTGCTGATGAAGAAAACCCAGAGCTGAAACTGCGTGTGTACATCACGGGCGGCGGCTGTAGCGGCTTCCAGTATGGTTTTACCTTTGATGATCAAATCAACGACGGCGATATGACCATTGAGAAGCAAGGGGTGTCGCTGGTGGTTGACCCGATGAGCCTGCAATATCTGGTTGGCGGTGCGGTGGATTATACCGAAGGGCTGGAAGGTTCTCGCTTTGTCGTGACGAATCCGAATGCGAAATCCACCTGCGGCTGTGGTTCCTCTTTCAGCGTCTGA